The following DNA comes from bacterium.
CCTTCTCCTCAGGAGCCTTGTCGATCTGGTCAAACTCCATCACCGCCGCCAGACCCTTCGTCGAAAGATACTTCGTGATCGCGCTCGTCAAAGTCGTCTTGCCGTGATCCACGTGCCCTATCGTACCTACGTTCACGTGCGGCTTCGTCCGTTCAAATTTCTCCTTCGCCATTGTGTCCTCCCCATATCCTTTGCAGGAATCACAGCCCCTGCGATTTTGCTATTATCTCCTCAGCCAGGCTCTTGGGCACCGGCTCATAGTGCGCGAACTGCATGCTGTACGTGGCCCTTCCCTGCGTCACGCTCCGAAGGTCCGTCGA
Coding sequences within:
- a CDS encoding GTP-binding protein encodes the protein MAKEKFERTKPHVNVGTIGHVDHGKTTLTSAITKYLSTKGLAAVMEFDQIDKAPEEK